The following are from one region of the Paraglaciecola sp. L1A13 genome:
- a CDS encoding sodium:proton antiporter → MSDPIIPLVAVGLISIACQYFAYKIKLPAILPLLVVGILVGPVYGVIDADALFGDLLFPIVSLSVAIILFEGSLTLRFGDLAGHGSMVRNLCTVGTLVTWLITAPVAHYALGISWQLSFLFGAIVTVTGPTVIVPMLRTVRPSSKVSNILRWEGIVIDPIGALLAVLVFEYIISTQDALSHTLYAFGLTISVGLGIGAATGYLLGLVLRNNWLPHYLENTAVLTLMLGAFAGSNLIAHESGLLTVTVIGMWLANMKNVDVEDILEFKETLSVLLISGLFILLASRIDMHSMLNVGWGVIWVLVAMILVARPLGVFLSSLGTGLNWREIALLSWIAPRGIVAAAVSALFSLKLEVLNYDQAALLVPMVFLVIITTVVLQSLTSVTIAKKLDMRAPAPHGFLIFGGGLFSRLFAKELMSHDVQVRITDTNWNNMRLARMENIPTYFGNPMSEHAARTLDLSMFGTVLVISPYRQLNPMVTYHFEHEMGKGTVLGLSNNEQQQRPSHQVSESYVKKLGLFSDEATYGKLAGMVAKGATIKTTRLSDSFTYDDYKEQYKERAIKLCTIDTHNHVQMFTTSNNVKPKAEWKIVSLVNPEKPLEKVEHTTTITEESKLPG, encoded by the coding sequence GTGAGCGACCCTATCATTCCCTTAGTTGCAGTGGGACTTATCTCCATTGCCTGTCAGTATTTTGCCTACAAGATAAAACTTCCTGCCATATTACCTTTATTGGTAGTGGGAATTTTGGTAGGGCCCGTTTATGGTGTTATAGACGCTGATGCCCTTTTTGGTGACTTACTTTTCCCAATAGTGTCTTTATCAGTGGCCATTATTTTATTTGAGGGCTCATTGACCTTACGTTTTGGCGATCTTGCTGGACATGGCTCAATGGTACGTAACTTGTGCACTGTGGGTACACTGGTCACATGGCTTATAACCGCGCCTGTTGCTCATTATGCCTTAGGTATAAGTTGGCAATTATCCTTTTTATTTGGGGCTATTGTAACCGTCACCGGCCCTACTGTTATTGTGCCTATGTTACGAACGGTACGCCCCAGTAGTAAAGTTTCTAATATTTTGCGCTGGGAAGGCATTGTTATCGATCCTATCGGCGCGTTGCTCGCAGTATTAGTCTTTGAGTATATTATTTCTACTCAAGATGCCCTGAGTCACACCTTGTACGCATTTGGACTGACCATTAGTGTTGGCTTGGGCATAGGAGCTGCGACCGGTTATTTACTTGGTTTGGTGCTGCGTAACAACTGGTTGCCCCATTATCTCGAGAATACTGCGGTACTGACGCTTATGTTAGGTGCATTTGCCGGCTCAAACTTAATCGCTCATGAATCAGGATTACTTACAGTCACTGTCATTGGTATGTGGTTAGCCAATATGAAGAACGTAGACGTAGAAGACATACTGGAATTTAAAGAAACGTTAAGCGTATTATTAATATCTGGATTATTTATTTTACTTGCATCACGTATCGATATGCATTCTATGCTAAATGTTGGCTGGGGGGTTATATGGGTGCTCGTCGCCATGATATTAGTTGCACGGCCTTTGGGTGTGTTTTTATCCTCATTGGGAACAGGATTAAATTGGCGTGAAATAGCCTTACTAAGCTGGATAGCGCCTCGGGGGATTGTTGCAGCGGCGGTATCAGCACTTTTTTCACTAAAGCTTGAAGTGCTTAATTACGATCAAGCGGCCCTTTTGGTGCCGATGGTTTTTCTGGTTATTATCACCACGGTAGTGCTACAAAGCTTAACCTCTGTAACGATTGCTAAAAAACTTGATATGCGAGCCCCCGCGCCTCATGGTTTTTTAATATTTGGGGGCGGGTTATTTAGTCGCCTGTTCGCTAAAGAACTCATGAGCCATGATGTACAGGTGCGCATCACCGATACCAACTGGAACAATATGCGCTTAGCACGTATGGAAAATATCCCTACCTACTTTGGTAATCCCATGTCAGAACATGCTGCCCGCACACTTGATTTATCCATGTTTGGTACCGTACTGGTGATATCACCCTATCGTCAATTAAACCCTATGGTTACCTACCATTTTGAACACGAAATGGGTAAAGGCACCGTACTGGGTCTAAGCAATAATGAACAACAGCAGCGTCCAAGTCATCAGGTGTCCGAATCCTACGTGAAAAAGCTAGGTTTGTTCAGTGATGAGGCGACCTATGGAAAATTGGCAGGCATGGTAGCCAAAGGGGCAACAATTAAAACGACCCGCTTGTCTGATTCTTTTACTTATGATGATTACAAAGAGCAATACAAAGAAAGGGCTATCAAACTATGCACCATCGATACGCACAATCACGTACAGATGTTTACCACATCCAATAACGTTAAACCTAAGGCTGAGTGGAAAATAGTCAGTTTAGTTAACCCTGAAAAACCGCTGGAAAAAGTCGAACATACAACAACAATAACAGAAGAATCAAAACTACCTGGTTAA
- a CDS encoding TonB-dependent receptor, giving the protein MNKQKFTQSIIAGAVASVLCYQPALFAQEANNGAQTEKKGLERIEVTARKTVESLQEVPISVTSLGAVELDEKGISVLTEIQQFSPNTTLQNSRGTNSTLTAFIRGVGQQDPLWGYEPGVGIYIDDVYVARPQGAVLDLLDVERIEVLRGPQGTLYGKNTIGGAIKYVTKPMSGDPTLNIQGTVGSYSQRDIKLTGQLPLIEDKLYIGFGIADLTRDGYGEYLQSALDGQDLENYNKDLTAARITVEFTPTDDLFFRFAWDKTEDDSNAKGGYRLLPSRLTDAPVPNSVFDSYTSLPTENNVELKGYSLTANWDVNDDISLKYIGAHRESYSPTNIDFDNTAIDIFDVPAIYEDENDTHELQLAYTGDGFNAVGGIYYYDGESCGQFEAILGFLGRAAFGVPGLTREVSGCNNSESIAAYVQSSIEVTEQLSLTLGARYTDEEKQATVRNGLVFANVYPESNWIPGYVRPEGELVPQVLGSDSDGDGILDAPAKESWSRFTPRVGVEYQMNSDLMFFASYSQGFKSGTYNPRATINEPAVDPEVVDSFELGMKSDWNDNLRANVTLFALEHNDRQYISVLPVTSPEDLQQILGNVGKSKAKGIEAEITYAATDELTFDIALGYIDAEFEEVFQETLEGRVDVADTFAIANTPEYTANFAANYLLSTDMGDFIFNANYYYRDDYTITETSNSLITQDGYGLVNLSVSWQSEDGTWYGGLHAKNLTDEEYVVGGYQFVVEDPTDPTGYAAGTGGDNTLIGYYGDPRTVSLTVGYRF; this is encoded by the coding sequence ATGAACAAACAAAAGTTTACCCAATCGATTATTGCTGGCGCTGTTGCATCAGTGCTGTGTTACCAACCTGCATTATTTGCCCAGGAAGCTAATAACGGCGCCCAAACTGAAAAAAAGGGTCTAGAGCGTATTGAAGTCACTGCGCGTAAAACCGTTGAAAGTCTGCAAGAAGTACCTATCTCAGTCACATCTTTAGGGGCGGTAGAGCTGGATGAAAAAGGGATATCAGTTCTGACTGAAATTCAGCAGTTCTCACCCAATACCACGCTACAAAACAGTCGAGGCACTAACTCAACGCTAACCGCATTTATTCGCGGGGTAGGCCAGCAGGATCCACTTTGGGGTTATGAGCCAGGTGTTGGGATTTACATTGATGATGTTTACGTGGCACGTCCTCAAGGGGCGGTATTGGATTTGCTTGATGTAGAGCGAATAGAAGTACTGCGCGGCCCACAGGGCACCTTGTACGGTAAAAATACTATAGGCGGCGCGATTAAATACGTTACCAAACCTATGAGCGGCGACCCAACGCTGAACATTCAAGGCACCGTCGGCAGTTATTCGCAACGCGATATCAAGCTCACCGGTCAATTGCCATTGATTGAAGATAAACTTTACATTGGCTTTGGTATAGCAGATTTAACCCGTGACGGTTACGGTGAGTATTTGCAGTCTGCGTTAGATGGCCAAGATTTAGAAAACTACAATAAAGATTTAACCGCAGCCCGTATTACCGTGGAATTTACCCCAACCGATGACTTGTTCTTCCGCTTTGCTTGGGATAAAACTGAAGATGATTCAAATGCGAAAGGTGGTTATCGTTTACTGCCTAGTCGCCTAACCGATGCTCCCGTTCCAAACAGCGTATTTGACTCCTACACTAGTTTACCCACTGAAAATAATGTGGAACTTAAAGGCTATAGTTTGACGGCCAATTGGGACGTAAATGATGATATAAGCTTAAAATATATAGGCGCTCATCGCGAAAGTTACTCCCCGACCAACATTGATTTTGATAATACCGCGATTGATATATTTGATGTTCCTGCAATATATGAGGATGAAAATGACACCCATGAATTGCAATTGGCCTATACCGGCGATGGTTTTAATGCCGTAGGCGGTATTTACTACTATGACGGTGAGTCTTGTGGTCAGTTTGAAGCCATTCTGGGCTTTCTTGGGCGTGCCGCGTTTGGTGTTCCAGGTTTAACGCGTGAAGTCTCAGGGTGCAATAACAGTGAAAGTATTGCGGCGTATGTACAATCTTCAATCGAAGTGACGGAGCAATTATCGCTTACTTTAGGTGCGCGTTATACAGATGAAGAAAAACAAGCCACGGTACGAAATGGCCTTGTTTTCGCAAATGTTTACCCCGAATCAAATTGGATCCCGGGCTACGTTCGCCCCGAAGGCGAGTTAGTACCACAAGTATTGGGCAGTGATTCAGACGGTGATGGTATACTTGATGCGCCAGCGAAAGAAAGTTGGTCTCGTTTTACGCCACGCGTCGGTGTCGAGTATCAAATGAATAGCGATCTAATGTTTTTTGCTAGTTACTCGCAAGGTTTCAAATCAGGTACTTACAACCCAAGAGCGACCATTAATGAGCCTGCGGTAGACCCAGAAGTGGTTGATTCGTTTGAGCTGGGCATGAAAAGCGATTGGAACGATAACCTACGCGCTAACGTAACCTTGTTCGCCCTTGAGCATAACGATCGTCAATACATTTCAGTATTGCCAGTCACATCTCCAGAAGACTTACAGCAAATATTAGGAAATGTCGGTAAATCTAAAGCCAAGGGGATTGAAGCAGAAATCACCTATGCTGCAACAGATGAACTGACTTTCGATATTGCGTTAGGCTACATTGATGCTGAATTTGAGGAAGTATTCCAAGAAACCCTTGAAGGACGCGTAGATGTTGCGGATACTTTCGCTATCGCCAATACCCCTGAATATACAGCAAATTTTGCCGCTAACTATCTGCTTAGCACCGATATGGGCGACTTTATTTTCAATGCAAACTACTACTACCGCGATGATTACACCATTACCGAAACCTCGAATAGTTTAATCACCCAAGATGGCTATGGTTTGGTTAACTTAAGTGTGTCGTGGCAGAGCGAAGATGGCACTTGGTATGGCGGCCTGCATGCGAAAAACCTAACGGATGAAGAATATGTCGTCGGTGGTTACCAGTTTGTGGTGGAAGACCCAACAGACCCAACAGGTTATGCCGCAGGTACGGGGGGAGACAATACCTTGATTGGTTATTATGGCGACCCACGTACGGTAAGTCTAACCGTCGGTTATCGTTTTTAG
- a CDS encoding homoserine O-acetyltransferase, with translation MQLRNLIFSISLILLGVFTCQLGYASSDLLVEKQRFDIDTFTTFGGKTIKQVHVGWESYGKLNNAKDNVILITHYFSASSHAAGKYHPSDPAPGYWDAIIGPDKAIDTNKYFVISVDTLANLNAFDPNVITTGPASINPDTGKAYGLTFPVVTIRDFVNVQKALLEKLGISRLHAVVGASMGSMQALDWATAYPQWVPRMISVIGSGQSDAWTTALLEQWAIPIRLDKNWAGGDYYDGERPMQGLTAALMFITQDALTPDFFNTTGKTLGYSAMEQDPLNDINKNHSIVNWLRGRAQSRATLMDANHLLYLVRASQLYMAGHNGNLRDALAQVTAKTLFLPSSSDLLLMPYLAKDAAGTLQELGNNTQYQALSGNLGHLNGVLGISQSAKAISAFLQE, from the coding sequence ATGCAGTTACGAAATCTAATCTTTTCTATATCTTTAATTTTACTAGGTGTTTTCACCTGTCAACTGGGCTACGCATCATCCGACTTGTTGGTTGAAAAACAACGTTTTGACATCGACACTTTTACAACGTTTGGCGGCAAAACCATTAAACAAGTACACGTTGGATGGGAAAGTTACGGCAAACTGAACAACGCTAAAGATAATGTGATATTGATCACCCACTATTTTAGTGCGAGTTCACATGCCGCCGGCAAATATCATCCAAGTGACCCTGCCCCAGGTTACTGGGACGCGATTATTGGTCCAGATAAGGCCATAGATACTAATAAATATTTTGTAATAAGCGTGGATACACTGGCGAACCTAAACGCCTTTGATCCTAATGTGATTACCACTGGACCGGCTTCAATCAATCCGGATACTGGTAAAGCCTATGGTTTGACCTTCCCAGTGGTGACCATCCGCGATTTTGTTAACGTGCAGAAAGCCTTATTAGAAAAGTTAGGTATATCTAGGCTACATGCAGTGGTCGGTGCGTCAATGGGCTCCATGCAAGCACTCGACTGGGCAACAGCTTATCCTCAGTGGGTACCTCGCATGATATCCGTTATCGGTTCAGGACAAAGCGATGCCTGGACCACCGCGCTGCTTGAGCAATGGGCAATACCCATTCGTTTGGATAAAAATTGGGCTGGCGGTGATTACTATGACGGCGAACGTCCAATGCAAGGACTAACTGCAGCGTTAATGTTTATTACTCAAGATGCCCTAACACCCGATTTTTTTAACACTACGGGAAAGACTCTTGGTTATTCAGCGATGGAACAAGACCCATTAAACGACATTAATAAAAATCACAGCATCGTTAATTGGTTACGTGGCAGAGCACAAAGCCGCGCTACGTTAATGGACGCCAATCATTTGCTGTATTTAGTGCGTGCTTCACAATTATATATGGCTGGCCACAATGGAAACTTACGTGATGCGTTGGCGCAAGTAACAGCAAAAACCTTATTTTTACCCTCAAGTAGTGACTTACTGCTCATGCCGTATTTGGCTAAAGATGCTGCTGGCACCCTTCAAGAATTAGGCAATAACACGCAATACCAAGCGCTTTCGGGTAATTTAGGGCACTTAAATGGCGTACTTGGGATCAGCCAATCGGCAAAAGCAATTAGCGCATTCCTACAAGAATAA
- a CDS encoding triacylglycerol lipase, with product MKLARMFFTVVLCLTTSFVASASDYTKTKYPIVLVHGLFGFDDVFGIDYFYRIPNSLSKDGAKVFIAAVSAANSSEIRGEQLLSQVEDILALTGAAKVNLIGHSHGSPTSRYVASVSPQLVASVTSVGGVNWGTPVADLLRNSLPENSIPETVLATVGNNLAGLIELLSGNSQLPQSAIASLDSLSTAGSLAFNNSYPEGIPNTYCGQGDIYAENGVAYFSWSGARPFTNVFDPVDGPLSVISLLFTEPNDGLVSSCSSHLGYVIKDNYKMNHLDEVNQTLGIHHLFETDPITLYRKQANRLKNMGL from the coding sequence ATGAAACTAGCCCGTATGTTTTTTACTGTGGTGTTATGCCTTACAACCTCATTTGTCGCCAGTGCATCTGACTACACTAAGACAAAGTACCCTATTGTGTTAGTACATGGTTTGTTTGGTTTTGACGACGTATTTGGTATCGATTACTTCTATCGCATCCCCAATTCACTTTCAAAAGATGGCGCAAAAGTGTTTATCGCCGCGGTTTCTGCGGCAAATAGCTCAGAAATCCGTGGAGAGCAACTTCTTTCCCAAGTCGAAGATATTTTGGCATTAACTGGCGCAGCTAAAGTTAATTTAATCGGCCATAGCCATGGTAGCCCTACGTCCCGCTACGTCGCTTCAGTCAGTCCACAACTTGTGGCATCGGTCACCAGCGTAGGGGGCGTAAATTGGGGCACACCGGTCGCTGATTTATTACGCAATTCACTGCCGGAAAATAGTATCCCTGAAACCGTGCTTGCTACTGTCGGCAATAACTTAGCTGGATTGATAGAGCTTCTCTCTGGTAACAGCCAATTACCGCAAAGTGCTATCGCGTCACTTGATTCCCTTAGCACAGCCGGATCATTGGCGTTCAATAACTCTTATCCTGAAGGCATACCCAATACCTACTGCGGTCAAGGTGATATATACGCAGAAAATGGTGTCGCTTATTTTTCATGGAGTGGTGCAAGACCGTTTACCAATGTGTTTGATCCCGTAGACGGTCCGCTTTCAGTGATTAGTTTATTATTTACTGAGCCTAATGATGGCCTTGTTTCTTCCTGTAGCAGCCACTTGGGCTACGTGATAAAAGACAACTACAAGATGAATCACCTTGACGAGGTAAATCAAACCTTGGGGATCCATCATCTGTTCGAAACCGACCCAATCACGCTTTATCGCAAACAGGCTAACCGTTTAAAAAATATGGGGCTATAG
- a CDS encoding GntP family permease — protein sequence MLSLIGLIGGLLLLIVLTIRGMNLFIAAPLCALVVALTSGIPVFIGEVNFVNNYMQGFSGFIASWFFMFLLGSLFGKFMEDTGAADAVARFIISKLGRSQAVAAVVLACAILTYGGVSLFVVAFSVYPMALSLFKDANLPRRFIPAALAFGSVTFTMTSAGSPEIQNWIPIKYLGTSPFAGWEVSLVVAIFMATFGFWWMRRMINKALANGETFEQWAQDPKVTNRDLPSPITGVLPLLVVLILSFALHDSLGHLALIIALSGGVLTLMIINYRYFINIQNAISAGTTGALVAIGNTAAVVGFGSIAKSTEAFQTAVEVMTHIPGNELIGAAIAISVIAGLTGSASGGQVIALPLLAPHYIDQGVDPEELHRVVSISSGALDSLPHNGYVVTVIRAICNETHQRAYWAVGALTVVVPLCGLALAIALFNLF from the coding sequence ATGCTCAGTTTAATTGGTTTAATAGGCGGATTGTTGCTGCTAATAGTGTTAACTATTCGCGGCATGAACCTATTTATCGCCGCCCCCTTGTGCGCATTGGTTGTCGCACTCACCAGTGGAATACCCGTTTTCATTGGGGAGGTGAATTTCGTTAATAATTATATGCAGGGATTCTCTGGATTTATTGCATCTTGGTTTTTCATGTTTTTACTTGGTTCGTTGTTCGGTAAATTTATGGAAGACACTGGCGCAGCAGACGCTGTAGCCCGCTTTATCATCTCAAAATTGGGCCGTAGCCAAGCTGTAGCGGCCGTGGTGTTAGCCTGTGCCATTCTAACTTACGGTGGTGTAAGCCTTTTTGTAGTAGCATTTTCAGTATACCCAATGGCCCTTAGTTTATTTAAAGACGCAAACTTACCGCGCAGATTTATTCCTGCTGCACTGGCATTCGGCTCGGTGACGTTTACCATGACCTCTGCTGGCTCTCCTGAAATTCAAAACTGGATCCCTATCAAGTATCTCGGCACTTCGCCTTTTGCGGGCTGGGAAGTTAGTTTAGTGGTGGCAATTTTTATGGCCACATTTGGGTTTTGGTGGATGCGCCGCATGATCAATAAAGCACTCGCTAATGGCGAAACGTTTGAACAGTGGGCCCAAGATCCTAAAGTTACAAACCGAGACTTACCTAGTCCTATTACCGGTGTGCTGCCATTACTGGTAGTACTTATTCTTTCATTTGCGCTGCATGATAGCTTGGGACATCTCGCATTAATCATCGCCCTTAGTGGTGGAGTGTTAACGCTTATGATCATCAATTACCGCTATTTTATAAATATACAAAATGCGATTAGCGCTGGTACCACTGGTGCTTTAGTGGCTATCGGGAATACCGCTGCGGTAGTAGGTTTTGGTAGTATTGCAAAATCGACAGAAGCGTTTCAAACAGCCGTAGAAGTGATGACTCATATTCCTGGTAATGAATTGATTGGTGCAGCAATAGCCATCAGCGTCATCGCCGGTTTAACGGGCTCAGCTTCAGGTGGTCAGGTGATTGCCCTACCCTTGTTGGCACCGCATTATATCGACCAAGGCGTTGACCCAGAAGAACTGCACAGAGTCGTGTCTATCTCATCCGGTGCATTGGACTCTCTACCACATAACGGTTACGTGGTGACGGTGATCCGGGCTATTTGTAACGAGACACACCAGCGAGCATATTGGGCAGTAGGCGCGCTCACCGTCGTGGTGCCGCTCTGTGGACTAGCATTGGCCATTGCCTTATTTAACCTATTTTAA
- a CDS encoding PHB depolymerase family esterase: MKISSTILGRTCVSSAFALLLGATHGDLAAKQIADQALSKGKFNLDLSHISLSGLSSGGYMATQFELAYSDWVSGVGIIAAGPYYCAQNSIQTALSQCVNQLKSPISLDLLTDKAIEWQKAGKLPSLSNLQQHKVWLLSGSLDTKVLPQVNQALFTQYQHWVKAENIVYVTGKPFAHLFPTLNSGSKCDVSEAPFIGNCDYDAAGEMLNFIQGKLNQRNKTPNGQLVEIDQHELGGKPAQSLADNGYLYVPQSCQKGESCTLHVSFHGCNQNANAVGDVYATQTGLNNWADTNHMVVLYPQTTSSMMMPLNPQGCWDWWGYTGEDYANQNGEQIRAVKHIIHALSIQETQHD, from the coding sequence ATGAAAATTTCATCCACTATCCTAGGACGTACCTGTGTAAGTAGCGCATTTGCATTGTTGCTGGGTGCAACCCATGGAGATTTAGCCGCAAAACAAATCGCCGACCAAGCGCTTTCTAAAGGCAAGTTTAATCTCGATCTTTCCCATATTAGTCTTTCGGGGTTATCAAGTGGTGGTTATATGGCTACGCAGTTTGAGCTAGCGTATTCAGACTGGGTATCAGGTGTCGGTATTATTGCTGCAGGCCCTTATTATTGTGCACAAAATAGTATTCAAACTGCCCTAAGCCAATGTGTCAATCAGCTTAAAAGTCCGATTAGTTTGGATCTGCTCACCGACAAGGCTATTGAATGGCAAAAAGCGGGCAAGCTGCCTTCATTGAGCAATTTACAGCAACATAAAGTTTGGTTACTTAGCGGCTCCTTGGACACCAAGGTATTACCACAAGTTAATCAAGCCTTGTTTACCCAATATCAACACTGGGTAAAAGCCGAAAATATTGTCTATGTCACCGGTAAGCCCTTTGCTCATCTATTCCCCACATTAAATTCAGGTTCAAAATGTGATGTATCAGAAGCGCCATTTATCGGAAATTGTGACTACGACGCCGCTGGTGAAATGCTTAACTTTATCCAAGGTAAATTGAATCAACGTAACAAAACTCCAAACGGTCAATTAGTTGAAATTGATCAACATGAATTAGGCGGAAAACCAGCACAAAGCTTGGCTGATAACGGATACCTATATGTGCCTCAGTCTTGTCAAAAAGGTGAATCCTGTACGCTACATGTGAGCTTTCACGGTTGTAATCAAAATGCCAACGCTGTGGGCGACGTTTACGCAACACAAACGGGTCTTAATAACTGGGCAGACACCAATCATATGGTTGTTCTTTACCCACAAACAACAAGCTCCATGATGATGCCGCTCAACCCTCAAGGATGTTGGGACTGGTGGGGTTACACGGGCGAAGATTACGCCAATCAAAACGGTGAGCAAATTAGAGCCGTTAAACACATCATACACGCGTTATCGATACAAGAGACTCAACATGACTAA
- a CDS encoding response regulator transcription factor yields the protein MQAKAIVADDHPLFRSAMKQAIQGVLGSDIFEAASYQQTIDLLKEHNDVELIFLDLNMPGNDGLTGLTLIRSQFPDVLVAIVSGDESPSMVRKAIDFGACGYIPKSTPLPMIAAAVQQLLDGEQWLPEDLIGQVQKIEGSEEQEFALKLAQLTPHQLKVLQLMADGLLNKQIAYELGVSESTIKQHVSAVLHKLGFNNRTQAGVLFKQMLKVD from the coding sequence ATGCAAGCTAAAGCCATAGTTGCTGACGACCATCCTCTGTTTCGTAGTGCCATGAAGCAAGCCATACAAGGCGTATTGGGTAGCGATATTTTTGAGGCTGCCTCATATCAACAAACTATTGATTTATTAAAAGAACATAATGATGTTGAGCTGATTTTTTTAGATTTGAATATGCCAGGTAATGACGGACTCACGGGATTAACGTTGATCCGCAGTCAATTTCCTGATGTGCTGGTGGCGATTGTTTCAGGGGATGAAAGTCCAAGTATGGTGAGAAAAGCAATCGACTTTGGGGCCTGTGGTTATATCCCGAAATCGACACCGCTTCCTATGATTGCTGCAGCGGTGCAACAACTGCTTGACGGCGAACAATGGCTTCCAGAAGATCTCATCGGGCAAGTACAGAAAATTGAGGGCAGTGAAGAACAAGAATTTGCCTTAAAACTTGCTCAGTTAACACCCCATCAACTCAAAGTGTTGCAGTTAATGGCAGATGGCTTGCTAAATAAACAGATTGCCTATGAACTGGGTGTGAGTGAATCAACCATTAAACAGCATGTCTCCGCGGTATTACACAAGTTGGGCTTTAATAATCGCACCCAAGCAGGGGTGTTATTCAAGCAAATGCTGAAGGTGGATTAA
- a CDS encoding 3-hydroxybutyrate dehydrogenase, with the protein MTKPNQHSVSRTILITGGASGIGLGLAQQLGASGHKIIIADMNLDAANNAVDELGAQGISARAVMLDVTDTQQVAALPDILAPDIVDVLINNAGIQHVAKLEDFPAQKWQQLIDIMLVAPAMLTQAFLPGMRSKNYGRIINIGSVHSLIASPFKSAYVAAKHGLLGFSKTIALETGDCDVTINTLCPAYVKTPLVEKQIAAQAKEHGMSEEDVINKIMLEPMPKKSFIHIDELVSSAAFLMEHTARNITAQTIVIDGGWTAR; encoded by the coding sequence ATGACTAAACCTAATCAGCATTCAGTATCACGGACCATACTTATCACTGGCGGAGCAAGCGGTATCGGCTTAGGCCTAGCGCAGCAGCTTGGCGCTAGTGGCCATAAGATTATTATTGCAGATATGAATTTAGACGCCGCTAATAACGCGGTTGATGAATTGGGTGCACAAGGAATAAGCGCCCGGGCAGTTATGCTCGATGTTACAGATACCCAGCAAGTCGCCGCGCTACCCGATATTTTAGCACCTGACATCGTTGATGTACTGATCAATAACGCAGGTATTCAGCATGTAGCCAAGCTAGAAGATTTTCCAGCGCAAAAATGGCAACAGCTAATTGATATCATGCTGGTCGCCCCAGCCATGTTAACCCAAGCATTCCTGCCCGGCATGCGCAGTAAAAACTACGGCCGCATCATCAATATCGGTTCGGTACATTCCCTTATTGCTTCGCCTTTTAAATCGGCTTATGTAGCGGCCAAGCATGGTCTACTCGGCTTTTCAAAAACGATTGCATTAGAAACCGGTGACTGCGATGTAACGATTAATACACTATGCCCTGCTTATGTAAAAACGCCATTAGTAGAAAAGCAAATAGCGGCTCAAGCAAAAGAGCATGGTATGAGTGAAGAAGATGTGATCAATAAAATCATGCTTGAACCTATGCCGAAAAAATCATTTATTCATATTGACGAATTGGTTAGTAGTGCAGCATTTTTAATGGAACACACTGCTCGTAATATCACCGCGCAAACGATTGTCATTGATGGTGGCTGGACAGCTCGATAG